TTGTGACAGGGCTTCGCCGTTCCAGTAAATGCGCGTGAGCGTGCGATACATTTCCTCACTCGCGTCCGGGCTGACGGCGCGGCCTTCACGAATCATCACCAACAACTCGGCCATTTCACGCGGCGTGGTTTGCCCCCAGCCGAATTTTTCACGGTCGGCTTCGCGGCCGGGCGTGCGCGAATTCACCCGTGTTTGTGAAAATCCGTGCGCCTGCAGCCATTCGTTGATTGCCGTGCCCGTGCCCACGAGCTTTTGGCACCATAAGCTTGCGGTGTTGTCGCTTGTAGTAATCATCAGCATGATCACTTTGCTCAGCTTGATTTTTTCGCCGTCTTTGAATGATCCCAAAATATCTTCGCCCGCATAGAGCAACGAATCACGATAGGTCTGCTCGCCGTGATAATCCAGTTCGCCCTCTTCAATTTTTTGAAAAGCAGTCAACATGATCGGCACTTTGATCATGCTGGCCGTGGGAAAAAGTTCATCCGCGCGGATCATGACGGTTTTTCCGCTTTTGAGATGCCGCACATAAACGCCGACCTCGCCCTTAAATCCGTCTATTGCCTGCAGAACTTTCTTGGTCAAAACCGGGGCGATGCGATTCGACGTCGAGTTGTGAGAATTTTGTGCGTGAGCCGGCGGCAGGTAACATGCGAGAACGATGATGCCGGTTAACATCGCAAACAATAAAGGCACGGGCTTTGAAAGACTTGTTCCCCGAT
This window of the Cytophagia bacterium CHB2 genome carries:
- a CDS encoding serine hydrolase codes for the protein MLTGIIVLACYLPPAHAQNSHNSTSNRIAPVLTKKVLQAIDGFKGEVGVYVRHLKSGKTVMIRADELFPTASMIKVPIMLTAFQKIEEGELDYHGEQTYRDSLLYAGEDILGSFKDGEKIKLSKVIMLMITTSDNTASLWCQKLVGTGTAINEWLQAHGFSQTRVNSRTPGREADREKFGWGQTTPREMAELLVMIREGRAVSPDASEEMYRTLTRIYWNGEALSQIPPFIQAASKQGAVNRSRSEVVLVNAPSGDYVFCVITKNQEDESWQYDNAGYVLLRNISRLLWEYFEPKSKWQPAPGAKKWAK